From Cystobacter fuscus DSM 2262:
CCCTCGAACATGCCCAGCATGAGATGGAGGGCAGCAAACTCGCATCACTCGTCAGCCCCGCGGTGCTCTACCATTTCGATGCCCGTCGGATCGCCGCTGCCTCCTACAGCTCCGAGGAAAACCCAGCCGTTGACGTGGACGGAGGGAACACCGCGGTTGTCCTCGCGGCATTGAAGCTCGAGCATGAGGAGATCTTCGAACAGATCGAATCGGAGCTGCGCAAGATCGTCCCGAGCATTCAGAGGATTCGCGTCCGGCGGGTCAAGATGCCACCCGCCGACAACTCCAACGAGCCTCGGATCGGCAACAAGATCTTCATCGATTTCCAGGGCGCCCCCGACGTCCCAGCCCACGGTGCCAGCGAGGGTACACTCATCACCCTCGCGCTGCTGACCGCGCTCTTCAGCCCGAACCGCCCGCGCATCCTGCTGCTCGATGACATCGATCAATCCCTCCATCCCCAGGCGCAGATGGAGCTGATGGGCGAGTTGAAACGCCTCCTCGAGAACTTCCCGGAGCTCCAACTCGTCGCCACCACGCATTCCCCCTACATCCTCGACGCGATCGAGCCCTCCGATGTCCGGGTGTTCGCTCCGCGCAAGGATGGTTCGGTCGCATGCCGGAGCCTCTCGGAGCATCCGCAGGCGGAGAAGATGCGCGGCGTGCTCACCACCGGCCAACTCTGGAGTCTCGACCCGGAGTGGCGCTGGGTCGCCGGGGAGAGCTGAGATGGCGAAGCTCCTCGTCTTCTGTGAGGCCCCCGCCGATTTCGAGACCGTCCGGGCCCTCGTCGAGCGCGTCCTCCGGGAGCAGGGTCCCGATTGGGTCCGGGAGCTCCTCGACAGTTCTCCCGAAGCCGCCCGAGAGTTCCGCGAGTGGATGCCCGATGGAGAGGGCCGGAGCTATTTCGATCTCCACAAGTTGTCGACCTATGCGCGCCGTCACAGGCTCCGTGCGCCCCAGGGGCACTTCGCGGGACGGCCGGGTGAAGCCGGCGCCCTGATGGGACGCACGGCCTTTCTCGTGGCTCGCGAGTTCGCGCTCCAGGACACGACACTCGAAGCGGTCCTCCTCGTCTGGGACATGGATGACCAGGGACAGGACAGACGCAAGGGTCTGGCCCAAGCCAGCACCGAGGCGCGTCCCCTCGTCCCCTTCGAGATCGTGCTCGGTTGTCCCGACCCGATGCGCGAGGCCTGGGTGCTCGCCGGCTTCGAGCCTGAAACGGAGGCCGAGCGAGAATGCCTCACCAAGTTGCGCCAGGAACTCGGATTCAATCCCTGTGAAGAGGCGCACCGGCTCGATGCGATGGATGAGCAGGCCAAGCGAAATCCCAAGCGCGTGCTCAAGAAACTCACAGACGACGAGCGCGATCGGGCGGTCCGTTGCTGGACCGAGGCGCCCCTCGCGCGATTGCGTGCTCGCGGCGGGCCCAGCGGGCTGAGCGCGTTCCTCGATGAGTCCGCGCAGGCGCTGATTCCGCTCCTGAGTGGAGTTCCCCCCAAGCCCCCACAGGACTAACCAGGCCGGACCCCATCTCCGCGAGCTGCGCCGCGCCCACAAGAGGAGCACGGCCACACCGCCGTCCCCTGGATTGTGCGAATCCGCTCATATATGCTCTTTTCGTTGCGAATACCTCTGCATATGTGCACATTCACGAGCATGAACGTGCATACGCCCCTGATGGTCCTCGTGGCGGGCCCCTATCGCTCCGGAACGGGGGATGATCCCGCGAAGCTCGCCGCGAACGTGCGGGTGATGAACGAGGCCGCGCTCGCCCTCTACCGGGCGGGACACCTGCCGGTGACGGGCGAGGCCCTGGCGCTTCCGTTGATCGAACTGGCCGGCAGCAAGGCCATCGGCGACAGCGTCTTCAACGAGATCTTCCACCCCATCGCCCGCCGGCTCATCCCCCACTGTGACGCCGTGCTGCGCGTCGGAGGCCCCTCGGCGGGGGCGGACGAGATGGTCAGCATGGCCCGCGCCCACGGCAAGGCGGTGTACTTCGGGCTCGACGAGCTGCCCCCGGCCCAGGGGGAGGCACCGCCGCCGCCGAAGCCTCGCGATCCGGGCGGCTTCCGCGTCCCGTCGGAGGGGCCCTCGCGCAACGACGCCGTGCGCATCACCGACGTGCGGGTGCTGTCCTCCAACTGGTACGTCCTGCGCAAGGTGACGTTCGACTACCGGCGCGCGGATGGCACCTGGAGCCAGCAGCACCGCGAGGCCTATGACCGGGGCAACGGGGCCACCGTGCTGCTGCATGACGCCTCGCGGGGCACGGTGCTGCTCACCCGCCAGTTCCGGCTGCCGGCCTACGTGAACGGCCACCCGGACGGCATGCTCATCGAGGCCCCCGCGGGCCTGCTCGATGGCGAGCACCCCGACGCGGCGATCCGCCGGGAGGTCGAGGAGGAGACCGGGGTGCGCATCGGCGAGGTGCGACCCGTCTTCGACCTCTTCATGAGCCCGGGCTCGGTCACCGAGCGCCTGCACTTCTTCGCCGCGCCCTACACCCGGGACACCCGCGCCGCGCAGGGCGGTGGGGTCGCCTCCGAGGGCGAGGACATCCAGGTGCTCGAGCTCCCGTTCTCCGAGGCCCTGCGGAAGATCGACTCCGGGGAGATCATCGACGCGAAAACGATCCTGCTGCTCCAGTGGGCCGAGCGCCACGGCCTCCTCGAGAGGACGCCCCAGGGCGGAGCGCGTTGACGCCTCCGCCGGAGGGCCGCCCTACCCCGCGCTGGAGGCGCTCGCCACGGGGGCCGGCGGCGTGGCGAGGGGAGTGCTGGCCGCGTCGAAGTGTCCGGCGGCGCGCTCCTCGCAGTTGTCGCAGTGGCCGCAGTCCTCGGGCTCGGGCTCGCCGAAGTACTCGTTGAGCAGGCGCCAGCGGCACCCGGTGGTCTGCCCGTAGCGCATCATCCGCTGGAGGCGCTCGCGGTCGCCCTGGTGGCGCGCCTCGTAGGCGGAGAGGTACGCGTCGAGCTCCTCGGGGGTGTCGAAGTCGCGCAGCCGCTGGAGCCCACGGGGGGTGCGCTCCAGGATGCCGGCCCCGGCGAGCTGCGCCACCAGCACCTTCACCCGGTTGGCCGGCAGGCCCGAGGCCTCCGTGAGCACCTTGAGGGCCACGGGCTTGCCCTGGCGGTGGGCCCACAGCTCGCGCAACACCGAGTAGAGCGCCTGGGACTCCTCGCGCCGGGGGTACTTGCCCCCGAGGAAGTAGCTCTGAATCCGCCGGTCCTCCAGCCGGTAGAACAGCACCGCGCGCGCGGGCTGCCCGTCGCGGCCCGCGCGTCCCGCCTCCTGGTAGTAGCTCTCCAGCGAGTCCGGGAACTGCCAGTGCGCCACGAAGCGGATGTCTGGCTTGTCGATGCCCAGGCCGAACGCCTTGGTGGCCACGATGACCCGGTAGCCATTCTCCATGAAGCGCTGTTGCGCCTCCTCGCGCTCGCGGGCCTTCATCTTGCCGTGGTAGCGGCCCGCCTCGATGCCGGCGTCCTCGAGCCACTTCCACACTTCCTCGGCCTTGCGCACGGTGGCGGTGTAGATGATGCCCGTGCCCGGCTCCTCCCGGAGCAGCTCGAGCATCCGCGCCCGCTTGGCCTCGGGGTTCACCGTGCGGGCCACCTCCAGGTGGAGGTTGTCGCGCCGGATGCCGGTGTTCACCAACCGGGCCCCCCGGATGCCGAGCTGCTCGAGCACGTCCTCGCGCACCTGGGGCGTGGCGGTGGCGGTGAGCGCGAGCACCGGAGGCCCCCCGAGCCGCCGCACGGCATCGCGCAGCGAGAGGAAGGCCGGACGGAAGTCGTGCCCCCACTGGGACACACAATGGGCCTCGTCCACGACGAAGAGCGAGACGCCCGCCTTGCGCAGCGCCTCGAGGCGCTCGGGCTTCTCGAGCTGCTCGGGCGTGACGTAGATGAGCTCGTGCTCGCCACGGCGCACCTCGCGCGCCACCTCGTCCGCCTCGCGCGCGGTAAGGGTGGAGTCCAGCTTCACCACGTCCACCGCGGCGTCCGACATCTTGTCGTGCTGATCTCTCATGAGCGCCAGCAGCGGGGAGACGACCACGGTGGCCCGGGGCAGGAAGAGGGCGGGGAGCTGGAAGCACAGCGACTTGCCCGCGCCCGTGGGCATCACCCCCAGCACGTTCTCGCCCGCGAGCAACGCCTCGATGATCTCCCGCTGGCCGGGCCGCAGCTCCTCCACGCCGAAGCGGGCACGGGCCTCGGCCATGAGCCGCGTCCAATCCGGCCGCCGGGAGCCGGGGGCCCGTCCTGCCGTGTCGCTGTCCTCGGGAGTGCGCATGGGTCCTCGGCGGCGCCTGGGGTGGAGCGGGCGGCCGTACGTCTCAAGGTAGGAGGCCGAGCGGGCCCGGGGGAGCCTGGACCCCGGAACCATGGGTCAGGTGCTCGCTCCCCTGCCCGCCACCCGTGCCCGCCCCGTCCCACGAGCACGGTGGGCCTCGGCGTGCTGCCCGAGCCGCCACGCCCCCTTCACTGGCGCATGAGCTGCTTGAGCGGCAGCGAGACGAGGAAGGCCGACCCCTCCCCGGGGGTGCTCCGTGCCCGGATGCTCCCCCCGTGCCGCTCGACGATCTTCCGGCAGATGGCGAGGCCAATCCCCGTGCCCTCGTACTGACCACGCCCGTGAAGGCGCTGGAACACGTCGAAGATGCGCTCGGCGAACTTCTCCTCGAAGCCGATGCCGTTGTCCTCCACCACCAGCTCACACCGCTGCGAGCGCGGCTCCACCGTGCCGCGCACGGAGATGACCGCGGGCACGCCTTCGCGGCGAAACTTGAGGGCGTTGCCCACCAGGTTCTGCAGGAGCTGGCGCATCTGCGTGGCATCGGCCTCG
This genomic window contains:
- a CDS encoding AAA family ATPase, whose amino-acid sequence is MITSIQLRRFKGHRDTTVSLGRLTVLVGPNGTGKTSVLQALSLNSKLMNNEPDHVLRGDMSPRDLLCRSEQGPVTLSVEGTDNARLWKLALQFAEPVLPDDPLSLRADWSYAGYAGYEETISIPLEHAQHEMEGSKLASLVSPAVLYHFDARRIAAASYSSEENPAVDVDGGNTAVVLAALKLEHEEIFEQIESELRKIVPSIQRIRVRRVKMPPADNSNEPRIGNKIFIDFQGAPDVPAHGASEGTLITLALLTALFSPNRPRILLLDDIDQSLHPQAQMELMGELKRLLENFPELQLVATTHSPYILDAIEPSDVRVFAPRKDGSVACRSLSEHPQAEKMRGVLTTGQLWSLDPEWRWVAGES
- a CDS encoding NUDIX domain-containing protein — encoded protein: MHTPLMVLVAGPYRSGTGDDPAKLAANVRVMNEAALALYRAGHLPVTGEALALPLIELAGSKAIGDSVFNEIFHPIARRLIPHCDAVLRVGGPSAGADEMVSMARAHGKAVYFGLDELPPAQGEAPPPPKPRDPGGFRVPSEGPSRNDAVRITDVRVLSSNWYVLRKVTFDYRRADGTWSQQHREAYDRGNGATVLLHDASRGTVLLTRQFRLPAYVNGHPDGMLIEAPAGLLDGEHPDAAIRREVEEETGVRIGEVRPVFDLFMSPGSVTERLHFFAAPYTRDTRAAQGGGVASEGEDIQVLELPFSEALRKIDSGEIIDAKTILLLQWAERHGLLERTPQGGAR
- a CDS encoding RecQ family ATP-dependent DNA helicase, with protein sequence MRTPEDSDTAGRAPGSRRPDWTRLMAEARARFGVEELRPGQREIIEALLAGENVLGVMPTGAGKSLCFQLPALFLPRATVVVSPLLALMRDQHDKMSDAAVDVVKLDSTLTAREADEVAREVRRGEHELIYVTPEQLEKPERLEALRKAGVSLFVVDEAHCVSQWGHDFRPAFLSLRDAVRRLGGPPVLALTATATPQVREDVLEQLGIRGARLVNTGIRRDNLHLEVARTVNPEAKRARMLELLREEPGTGIIYTATVRKAEEVWKWLEDAGIEAGRYHGKMKAREREEAQQRFMENGYRVIVATKAFGLGIDKPDIRFVAHWQFPDSLESYYQEAGRAGRDGQPARAVLFYRLEDRRIQSYFLGGKYPRREESQALYSVLRELWAHRQGKPVALKVLTEASGLPANRVKVLVAQLAGAGILERTPRGLQRLRDFDTPEELDAYLSAYEARHQGDRERLQRMMRYGQTTGCRWRLLNEYFGEPEPEDCGHCDNCEERAAGHFDAASTPLATPPAPVASASSAG